A single window of Zea mays cultivar B73 chromosome 10, Zm-B73-REFERENCE-NAM-5.0, whole genome shotgun sequence DNA harbors:
- the LOC100272296 gene encoding Protein AE7 has translation MAMGLINANPIIHEKKERRARQAPETTDENAAEPIDQLEIFDHIRDIKDPEHPYSLEQLNVVTEDSIELNDESNYVRVTFTPTVEHCSMATIIGLCIRVKLVRSLPPRYKVDIRVAPGSHATEAAVNKQLNDKERVAAALENPNLLDMVEECLSPTFD, from the exons ATGGCTATGGGGTTGATTAATGCTAATCCTATAATCCATGAGAAAAAAGAGAGGCGTGCCAGACAGGCACCAGAGACCACAGATGAAAATGCAGCAGAGCCCATAGATCAGCTGGAAATATTTG ATCACATTAGAGATATAAAGGATCCAGAGCACCCGTACTCACTGGAACAGCTGAATGTGGTGACTGAAGATTCAATTGAACTCAATGATGAAAGTAATTATGTCAG GGTTACATTCACCCCAACAGTGGAGCACTGCAGTATGGCAACTATTATTGGCCTTTGCATACGCGTGAAACTTGTACGGAGTCTccctcctcgttacaag GTGGACATAAGGGTTGCCCCTGGATCACATGCAACTGAAGCTGCTG TGAATAAGCAACTGAACGACAAAGAACGTGTTGCGGCTGCATTGGAGAACCCAAACCTACTGGACATGGTCGAAGAGTGCTTATCACCAACATTTGATTGA
- the LOC103642014 gene encoding HBS1-like protein isoform X1, producing the protein MPRKVVSGPDYDDDYDDYDEYDDDDDDDDEYDETRYGNNTPVMTGKETLKNSSSTVSVHWTCSMCTFSNHESMVYCEMCGVFRETFVKSAKDGLLKDTAVAVSSEPRTSAASKNDSAKAPVKTRAVNSDGDSMRKHASMSYDKANSTQLPSAGSSLGAEKKKKTPVLSEEVPVERIALLASDGFQSKGNQNSGASSSSQNDNVIQKLSSDVGQLNVNKNNVNVTKSCLPDEYKPEKWMLADLESRALSQLNLAIVGHVDSGKSTLSGRLLHLLGRISKKYMHKNEKESKEKGKGSFAFAWAMDESSEERERGVTMTVAVAYLETKKFRVVLLDSPGHKDFVPNMISGATQADAAILVVDASTGSFEAGMDGEGGKSVGQTKEHAQLVRSFGVEQLVVAVNKMDAVDYAKERFDFIKLQLGSFLRSCNFKDSAITWIPLSAVENQNLIKAPSDARLTSWYQGFCLLDAIDFLQLPSRDVSKPLIIPICDVIKSQSTGQLAAYGKLETGAIQIGSKVLVLPSGQEATVKAIERDSNSCTVARAGDNVAICLQGIDGKQLIPGGVLCHPGFPVPVANHLELKVLVLDITTPILVGSQVEFHIHHVKEAARVTKIVALLDKTGKPSKSAPRFLKSKQNSVIQVTLDGAVCVQEFSKSRALGRAYLRSAGRTIAVGVVNRIIGQDQN; encoded by the exons ATGCCTCGCAAAGTTGTATCTGGACCCGACTACGATGATGACTATGATGACTATGAtgagtatgatgatgatgatgatgatgatgatgagtaTGATGAAACCAGATATGGCAATAATACTCCTGTTATGACAGGGAAAG AAACATTGAAAAATTCCTCAAGTACAGTGTCGGTTCATTGGACATGTTCCATGTGCACATTCAGTAATCATGAAAGCATGGTGTACTGTGAGATGTGTGGTGTTTTCCGTGAGACCTTTGTCAAATCTGCCAAGGATGGTCTGTTAAAAG ATACAGCCGTTGCAGTGTCAAGTGAGCCTAGGACATCTGCTGCGTCAAAAAACGATTCTGCCAAGGCGCCAGTGAAGACTCGTGCTGTAAATTCTGATGGTGATTCTATGAGAAAGCATGCTAGCATGTCTTATGATAAAG CCAATTCCACGCAGTTACCATCTGCTGGTAGCTCACTAGGTGCTGAAAAAAAGAAGAAAACCCCTGTACTTTCTGAAGAAGTACCTGTGGAGAGGATAGCTCTGTTGGCTTCCGATGGTTTTCAGTCAAAGGGTAACCAGAATAGCGGGGCTAGCAGTTCTTCGCAGAATGACAATGTGATCCAGAAACTCTCTTCTGACGTAGGCCAGCTAAATGTAAACAAGAACAATGTGAATGTTACGAAATCTTGTTTGCCTGATGAGTATAAGCCTGAGAAGTGGATGTTAGCTGATCTGGAGTCAAGGGCGTTGAGCCAACTGAACCTTGCAATA GTCGGTCATGTTGATTCCGGCAAGTCGACACTATCTGGGAGATTACTGCATCTCTTAGGAAGGATATCAAAAAAATATATGCACAAGAATGAAAAGGAGTCGAAAGAAAAG GGGAAGGGGTCATTTGCTTTTGCATGGGCCATGGATGAGAGCAGTGAAGAAAGGGAACGGGGTGTGACAATGACTGTGGCTGTGGCTTATTTGGAGACCAAGAAATTCCGTGTGGTTTTGCTTGACTCACCTGGTCACAAAGATTTTGTGCCAAATATGATATCTGGTGCAACACAAGCTGATGCAGCTATTCTTGTCGTTGATGCTTCAACTGGTTCTTTTGAAGCTGGCATGGATGGCGAAGGAGGAAAAAGTGTTGGCCAGACTAAAGAGCATGCTCAGCTTGTTAGAAGCTTTGGTGTTGAACAGCTTGTTGTCGCAGTCAACAAGATGGATGCTGTTGATTATGCAAAAGAAAGGTTTGATTTCATCAAGCTACAACTTGGTAGTTTCCTGCGGTCATGCAACTTCAAGGACTCAGCTATTACCTGGATTCCTCTTAGTGCTGTAGAAAACCAAAATTTGATCAAAGCTCCTTCAGATGCTCGTTTGACCTCCTG GTATCAAGGGTTTTGCCTCTTGGATGCTATAGATTTTCTGCAGCTTCCTTCTCGGGATGTTTCAAAGCCCTTGATTATTCCAATCTGTGATGTTATAAAGTCTCAGTCAACAGGACAATTGGCAGCTTATGGAAAATTGGAAACTGGAGCCATCCAAATTGGTTCTAAG GTGTTAGTTCTACCTTCTGGGCAAGAGGCGACTGTGAAAGCCATTGAGCGGGACTCTAATTCATGCACCGTAGCGAGAGCTGGTGATAATGTGGCAATTTGTTTACAGGGTATTGATGGAAAACAACTAATACCTGGCGGGGTTCTTTGTCACCCTGGTTTCCCTGTGCCTGTAGCTAACCACTTGGAGCTGAAGGTTCTAGTCCTGGACATCACTACTCCTATTCTTGTTGGCTCTCAG GTGGAGTTTCACATACATCATGTGAAGGAGGCTGCAAGAGTAACAAAAATTGTTGCATTACTTGACAAGACTGGCAAACCAAGTAAATCGGCACCTCGATTTCTTAAATCCAAGCAGAATTCTGTTATACAG GTCACACTAGATGGAGCTGTCTGTGTTCAGGAATTCTCCAAGAGCCGAGCTCTTGGGAGGGCATACTTGAGGTCGGCTGGGCGCACCATTGCTGTTGGCGTTGTTAATCGGATAATTGGCCAAGATCAGAACTAG
- the LOC103642014 gene encoding HBS1-like protein isoform X2, protein MPRKVVSGPDYDDDYDDYDEYDDDDDDDDEYDETRYGNNTPVMTGKETLKNSSSTVSVHWTCSMCTFSNHESMVYCEMCGVFRETFVKSAKDGLLKAVAVSSEPRTSAASKNDSAKAPVKTRAVNSDGDSMRKHASMSYDKANSTQLPSAGSSLGAEKKKKTPVLSEEVPVERIALLASDGFQSKGNQNSGASSSSQNDNVIQKLSSDVGQLNVNKNNVNVTKSCLPDEYKPEKWMLADLESRALSQLNLAIVGHVDSGKSTLSGRLLHLLGRISKKYMHKNEKESKEKGKGSFAFAWAMDESSEERERGVTMTVAVAYLETKKFRVVLLDSPGHKDFVPNMISGATQADAAILVVDASTGSFEAGMDGEGGKSVGQTKEHAQLVRSFGVEQLVVAVNKMDAVDYAKERFDFIKLQLGSFLRSCNFKDSAITWIPLSAVENQNLIKAPSDARLTSWYQGFCLLDAIDFLQLPSRDVSKPLIIPICDVIKSQSTGQLAAYGKLETGAIQIGSKVLVLPSGQEATVKAIERDSNSCTVARAGDNVAICLQGIDGKQLIPGGVLCHPGFPVPVANHLELKVLVLDITTPILVGSQVEFHIHHVKEAARVTKIVALLDKTGKPSKSAPRFLKSKQNSVIQVTLDGAVCVQEFSKSRALGRAYLRSAGRTIAVGVVNRIIGQDQN, encoded by the exons ATGCCTCGCAAAGTTGTATCTGGACCCGACTACGATGATGACTATGATGACTATGAtgagtatgatgatgatgatgatgatgatgatgagtaTGATGAAACCAGATATGGCAATAATACTCCTGTTATGACAGGGAAAG AAACATTGAAAAATTCCTCAAGTACAGTGTCGGTTCATTGGACATGTTCCATGTGCACATTCAGTAATCATGAAAGCATGGTGTACTGTGAGATGTGTGGTGTTTTCCGTGAGACCTTTGTCAAATCTGCCAAGGATGGTCTGTTAAAAG CCGTTGCAGTGTCAAGTGAGCCTAGGACATCTGCTGCGTCAAAAAACGATTCTGCCAAGGCGCCAGTGAAGACTCGTGCTGTAAATTCTGATGGTGATTCTATGAGAAAGCATGCTAGCATGTCTTATGATAAAG CCAATTCCACGCAGTTACCATCTGCTGGTAGCTCACTAGGTGCTGAAAAAAAGAAGAAAACCCCTGTACTTTCTGAAGAAGTACCTGTGGAGAGGATAGCTCTGTTGGCTTCCGATGGTTTTCAGTCAAAGGGTAACCAGAATAGCGGGGCTAGCAGTTCTTCGCAGAATGACAATGTGATCCAGAAACTCTCTTCTGACGTAGGCCAGCTAAATGTAAACAAGAACAATGTGAATGTTACGAAATCTTGTTTGCCTGATGAGTATAAGCCTGAGAAGTGGATGTTAGCTGATCTGGAGTCAAGGGCGTTGAGCCAACTGAACCTTGCAATA GTCGGTCATGTTGATTCCGGCAAGTCGACACTATCTGGGAGATTACTGCATCTCTTAGGAAGGATATCAAAAAAATATATGCACAAGAATGAAAAGGAGTCGAAAGAAAAG GGGAAGGGGTCATTTGCTTTTGCATGGGCCATGGATGAGAGCAGTGAAGAAAGGGAACGGGGTGTGACAATGACTGTGGCTGTGGCTTATTTGGAGACCAAGAAATTCCGTGTGGTTTTGCTTGACTCACCTGGTCACAAAGATTTTGTGCCAAATATGATATCTGGTGCAACACAAGCTGATGCAGCTATTCTTGTCGTTGATGCTTCAACTGGTTCTTTTGAAGCTGGCATGGATGGCGAAGGAGGAAAAAGTGTTGGCCAGACTAAAGAGCATGCTCAGCTTGTTAGAAGCTTTGGTGTTGAACAGCTTGTTGTCGCAGTCAACAAGATGGATGCTGTTGATTATGCAAAAGAAAGGTTTGATTTCATCAAGCTACAACTTGGTAGTTTCCTGCGGTCATGCAACTTCAAGGACTCAGCTATTACCTGGATTCCTCTTAGTGCTGTAGAAAACCAAAATTTGATCAAAGCTCCTTCAGATGCTCGTTTGACCTCCTG GTATCAAGGGTTTTGCCTCTTGGATGCTATAGATTTTCTGCAGCTTCCTTCTCGGGATGTTTCAAAGCCCTTGATTATTCCAATCTGTGATGTTATAAAGTCTCAGTCAACAGGACAATTGGCAGCTTATGGAAAATTGGAAACTGGAGCCATCCAAATTGGTTCTAAG GTGTTAGTTCTACCTTCTGGGCAAGAGGCGACTGTGAAAGCCATTGAGCGGGACTCTAATTCATGCACCGTAGCGAGAGCTGGTGATAATGTGGCAATTTGTTTACAGGGTATTGATGGAAAACAACTAATACCTGGCGGGGTTCTTTGTCACCCTGGTTTCCCTGTGCCTGTAGCTAACCACTTGGAGCTGAAGGTTCTAGTCCTGGACATCACTACTCCTATTCTTGTTGGCTCTCAG GTGGAGTTTCACATACATCATGTGAAGGAGGCTGCAAGAGTAACAAAAATTGTTGCATTACTTGACAAGACTGGCAAACCAAGTAAATCGGCACCTCGATTTCTTAAATCCAAGCAGAATTCTGTTATACAG GTCACACTAGATGGAGCTGTCTGTGTTCAGGAATTCTCCAAGAGCCGAGCTCTTGGGAGGGCATACTTGAGGTCGGCTGGGCGCACCATTGCTGTTGGCGTTGTTAATCGGATAATTGGCCAAGATCAGAACTAG